From Stenotrophomonas maltophilia, a single genomic window includes:
- a CDS encoding EF-hand domain-containing protein, with protein sequence MIRTPLLLALLLGTSASGIALAADTPTTPAQRPAKLDTNGDGVIDRSEAAANPRLAAKFDELDKNKDGKLSRDELPRWKHGRRGHGGERWAKLDVNKDGRISREEAKADPRLAARFDQLDLNKDGYLDKADRELRVKQMRDAWFAAADTNNDGQLSKAEFDAAKRPMHGGPRQGGPRDGAMPKPQR encoded by the coding sequence ATGATCCGTACCCCCCTGCTGCTGGCCCTGCTGCTCGGCACCTCCGCTTCCGGTATCGCGCTGGCGGCCGACACCCCGACCACGCCGGCGCAGCGCCCGGCCAAGCTGGACACCAATGGCGACGGCGTCATCGACCGCAGCGAAGCCGCTGCCAACCCGCGTCTGGCGGCGAAGTTCGACGAACTGGACAAGAACAAGGACGGCAAGCTCTCGCGCGATGAACTGCCGCGCTGGAAGCACGGTCGCCGTGGCCACGGCGGCGAGCGCTGGGCCAAGCTGGACGTCAACAAGGACGGCCGCATCAGCCGCGAGGAAGCCAAGGCCGATCCGCGCCTGGCCGCGCGCTTCGACCAGCTCGACCTCAACAAGGACGGCTACCTGGACAAGGCCGACCGCGAACTGCGCGTGAAGCAGATGCGTGATGCCTGGTTCGCCGCGGCCGACACCAACAATGATGGCCAGCTGAGCAAGGCCGAGTTCGATGCGGCCAAGCGCCCGATGCACGGTGGTCCGCGTCAGGGCGGCCCGCGTGACGGTGCCATGCCGAAGCCGCAGCGCTGA